From Bacillota bacterium, a single genomic window includes:
- a CDS encoding ABC transporter ATP-binding protein has product MTLEGGVQRKSQPLLTIKDLRTEFRTETGLVRAVDGIDLTIHREETVGLVGESGCGKSVTSLSIMGLVPQPPGRITGSIVYHHPDGDIDLARLNPKGDQYRSIRGKEISMIFQEPMTSLNPVYTVGEQIIEAIRLHQGLTEQESREKAIELLDKVGIPSPQQRVDEYPHQMSGGMRQRVMIAMALSCNPSLLIADEPTTALDVTIQAQILMLMQELQDEFNASILLITHDLGVVAGMADKIAVMYLGQIVEYGTARDVFKQHLHPYTEGLLNSIPIPRPKRTRMLKPIEGTVPDPRWMPPGCRFSNRCGYAMEICSQAPGLYEPSPGHQVRCWLYQDAREVS; this is encoded by the coding sequence ATGACACTCGAAGGTGGTGTACAGAGGAAGTCTCAACCTCTTTTGACCATAAAGGACCTGCGAACGGAGTTTAGGACAGAAACCGGCTTGGTGAGGGCCGTAGACGGAATTGATTTGACCATCCATCGGGAGGAAACCGTTGGTCTGGTTGGTGAAAGCGGATGTGGTAAGTCGGTAACCTCTCTATCGATCATGGGACTGGTGCCGCAGCCTCCCGGTCGGATCACGGGGAGTATAGTGTATCATCATCCCGATGGTGACATTGACTTGGCACGACTCAATCCCAAGGGAGATCAGTATCGGTCCATCAGGGGGAAAGAGATCTCGATGATCTTCCAGGAGCCCATGACTTCCCTCAATCCGGTATATACCGTGGGCGAGCAGATTATTGAGGCTATTCGGCTGCATCAGGGTCTAACGGAACAGGAGTCGAGGGAAAAGGCCATCGAGTTGCTAGACAAGGTGGGAATTCCCTCTCCGCAGCAGCGGGTTGATGAATACCCGCACCAGATGTCCGGTGGGATGCGACAGCGGGTAATGATCGCCATGGCGCTTTCCTGTAATCCCTCGCTGCTGATTGCCGATGAACCTACTACAGCATTGGATGTTACTATTCAGGCGCAGATCCTAATGCTGATGCAGGAATTGCAGGATGAGTTCAACGCATCCATTTTGTTGATTACCCATGATCTCGGGGTTGTTGCCGGCATGGCGGACAAAATTGCGGTAATGTATCTTGGTCAGATTGTGGAATACGGGACGGCTCGGGATGTTTTCAAACAACACCTCCATCCATATACCGAAGGTCTGCTCAACTCAATTCCTATTCCCAGACCAAAGCGAACCAGGATGCTAAAACCCATTGAAGGTACGGTGCCCGATCCGCGGTGGATGCCACCGGGTTGCCGCTTCTCTAATCGATGCGGCTATGCCATGGAGATCTGCAGTCAAGCGCCGGGGTTGTATGAACCCAGTCCCGGTCATCAGGTCCGGTGCTGGCTGTATCAGGACGCTCGGGAGGTGAGTTAG
- a CDS encoding dipeptide ABC transporter ATP-binding protein, translated as MAVNSQAAPSQGNDLILEVKDLRKYFPVRGGFWRKVVGSVKAVDGVSFYVRKGETLGIVGESGCGKTTLGRTLIRLIEPTSGEAYFYTEHNGVSRRLDLFALDKRELKSVRRRFQMIYQDPYSSLDPRQTIGRILQEPFIIHRIGTPAERQEMVAQLLESVGLPPHYAARYPHQFSGGQRQRIGIARALALRPELIIADEPVSALDVSVQAQVLNLLVQLQAEFDLTYIFIAHNLSVVQHISDRIAVMYLGRIVEVGSSESMYQRPYHPYTEALLSAMPVADPDVKRSPIILEGNVPSPLDPPSGCAFHPRCRYATGKRLSLCQREIPQLQSVARDETGEERIVACHFAKELKLRGAFDDLITDPLTG; from the coding sequence ATGGCAGTGAACTCACAAGCAGCCCCTTCTCAAGGCAACGACCTAATCCTTGAAGTCAAGGACCTTCGCAAGTACTTTCCGGTACGGGGCGGCTTTTGGCGCAAGGTAGTGGGCTCCGTCAAGGCCGTTGATGGGGTATCCTTTTACGTTCGTAAGGGGGAAACCCTGGGGATTGTCGGTGAGAGTGGTTGCGGCAAGACAACATTGGGCCGTACTTTGATTCGGTTGATTGAACCAACCTCCGGTGAAGCCTATTTTTACACCGAACACAATGGGGTTTCTCGGCGTCTTGATCTCTTTGCCCTGGACAAAAGGGAGCTAAAATCCGTCCGCAGACGATTTCAGATGATTTATCAGGACCCATACTCTTCCTTGGATCCGAGACAAACGATCGGAAGAATTCTGCAGGAGCCCTTTATTATTCACCGGATCGGTACACCGGCAGAGCGTCAGGAGATGGTTGCACAGCTCCTTGAATCCGTGGGATTGCCGCCCCATTACGCGGCACGTTATCCTCACCAGTTCTCGGGAGGGCAAAGGCAGAGAATCGGGATCGCCAGGGCGTTGGCGCTGCGTCCGGAATTGATCATCGCCGATGAACCGGTATCGGCCCTAGACGTTTCAGTGCAGGCCCAGGTGCTTAACCTCTTGGTCCAGCTGCAGGCAGAGTTTGATCTGACTTATATTTTCATTGCTCACAATTTGTCGGTGGTCCAACATATTAGTGACCGGATCGCCGTGATGTATTTGGGCAGGATTGTGGAAGTGGGTTCCTCGGAATCCATGTATCAAAGGCCCTATCATCCCTACACCGAGGCGCTGCTGTCCGCGATGCCGGTTGCGGATCCCGATGTAAAACGCTCCCCCATCATCCTCGAGGGCAATGTGCCTTCGCCCCTTGATCCACCCTCGGGATGTGCCTTCCATCCTCGGTGTCGCTATGCAACGGGGAAGCGACTGTCCCTTTGTCAGCGGGAGATTCCGCAACTGCAGTCGGTAGCCAGGGATGAGACGGGAGAGGAGCGAATCGTGGCCTGTCATTTTGCCAAGGAGTTAAAGTTGCGAGGCGCCTTTGATGATCTAATCACGGATCCTTTGACGGGATAG
- a CDS encoding ABC transporter substrate-binding protein has translation MRRQVLRSSLVALIVVFALSSVALGAYNEAPMLAEKVAQGLLPPVEERLPENPLVIEPYHSIGKYGGTWVRFSTSPEFAFVRLAFYGHSPLRWIDDGEVLGVQPGWAESWESNEDATEWILHIRKGIKWSDGHPFTSEDFMFWWNDMVHNPDMSDNVTDMFISGNEVVKVTAPDEYTLKFNYAAPAPLFPQYIAMRNKAGHGERWIVPAHYLKQFHPDYSDYKDFEIFEEKMEWWTNPEMPVLSEWMPVEYHVANKLILERNPYFYAVDPEGNQLPYIDRIEVYLVEDPEVVKLKLLNGEGHMQVRPYIDLSDLSMFMRGRGTGDYQVYLWDSGSGTGPMFYWNWNHPDDAKRELYRTPEFRRAMSLALNRERMQKMLYFGMGTLTTGTFSPKAAEYHRTEEGQKIYEQWRTSYLDYNPEEAKRLLDSIGVVDVNGDGWREMPNGAPLVLRIDFDANASRTDVQTNEMAEADWEAIGLNVILNPVDGAQLSVMDSTATFDIRNSWEVGNGTDHFTFAAWLVPIDVSRWAPLNGGWYSVKGTDKEGTELDKDPRDRVPVREEPEPGGPIDRLQKLYDLAKVEPDEAKRDQYALEIVKIHIEEGPFFIGTVADYPRPVVVSNKMRNVPDVPDLAQGGFVNPWSVPYPATTNPCQYWLDE, from the coding sequence ATGCGGAGGCAAGTATTGAGATCAAGTCTCGTAGCTTTGATCGTGGTATTTGCTCTTAGTTCAGTGGCGTTAGGGGCCTATAACGAGGCTCCAATGTTGGCGGAGAAAGTCGCGCAAGGCTTGTTACCGCCGGTAGAGGAGCGGTTGCCGGAGAATCCGCTGGTAATCGAACCCTATCATAGCATCGGTAAGTATGGCGGAACTTGGGTTCGCTTTTCCACGTCACCGGAGTTCGCCTTCGTGCGCCTCGCATTCTATGGACACTCTCCCCTACGCTGGATTGATGACGGTGAGGTTTTGGGAGTTCAGCCTGGCTGGGCAGAGAGCTGGGAGTCCAATGAGGATGCTACAGAGTGGATCCTGCACATTCGTAAGGGTATCAAGTGGTCCGACGGACACCCCTTTACCTCCGAGGACTTTATGTTCTGGTGGAATGACATGGTCCACAATCCGGACATGTCCGATAACGTTACCGACATGTTCATTTCCGGTAACGAGGTCGTCAAGGTAACTGCACCGGATGAGTATACCCTCAAGTTCAACTATGCCGCACCGGCCCCGTTGTTCCCCCAATACATCGCAATGCGGAACAAGGCTGGTCACGGTGAGCGGTGGATTGTTCCGGCCCACTACCTGAAACAGTTCCACCCCGATTACTCCGATTACAAAGATTTCGAGATCTTTGAGGAAAAGATGGAGTGGTGGACCAATCCGGAGATGCCCGTTCTCAGCGAATGGATGCCCGTGGAGTATCACGTTGCCAACAAGCTCATCCTAGAGCGCAACCCCTACTTCTACGCTGTGGACCCCGAGGGTAACCAACTACCCTACATCGATCGGATTGAGGTTTACCTGGTGGAGGATCCAGAGGTCGTCAAATTGAAGCTGCTCAACGGCGAAGGCCATATGCAGGTTCGCCCCTATATCGACTTGTCGGATTTGTCCATGTTCATGAGAGGTCGTGGGACAGGAGACTACCAGGTCTACCTGTGGGATAGTGGTTCCGGTACCGGACCGATGTTCTATTGGAACTGGAATCATCCCGACGATGCCAAGAGAGAACTGTATCGGACCCCGGAGTTCCGTCGGGCCATGTCCCTGGCGTTGAACCGGGAACGGATGCAGAAAATGCTCTACTTCGGCATGGGCACCTTGACCACCGGTACCTTTAGTCCCAAGGCTGCCGAGTATCATCGGACGGAAGAAGGACAGAAGATTTACGAACAGTGGAGAACCTCCTACTTGGATTACAACCCAGAGGAAGCTAAGCGGTTGTTAGATTCCATAGGAGTTGTCGATGTCAATGGTGACGGTTGGCGGGAGATGCCCAACGGAGCTCCTCTGGTCTTGAGGATTGACTTTGATGCCAATGCCAGCCGTACCGACGTCCAAACCAACGAAATGGCTGAGGCGGACTGGGAGGCCATTGGGCTGAATGTCATCCTCAATCCCGTAGATGGAGCACAGCTAAGCGTGATGGATAGCACTGCCACCTTTGATATCCGTAACAGCTGGGAGGTCGGTAATGGCACTGACCACTTCACCTTTGCAGCTTGGTTGGTTCCCATCGATGTCAGCCGTTGGGCTCCCCTCAATGGCGGTTGGTACTCTGTGAAGGGTACTGACAAAGAAGGAACGGAGCTAGACAAGGATCCCCGTGATCGGGTTCCCGTGCGGGAAGAGCCCGAACCCGGCGGTCCCATTGATCGCTTGCAGAAGCTCTACGATCTGGCTAAGGTTGAGCCCGACGAAGCCAAGCGGGATCAATACGCTCTGGAGATAGTCAAGATTCATATCGAAGAAGGTCCCTTCTTCATCGGTACCGTCGCTGACTATCCCCGTCCCGTTGTTGTCAGCAACAAGATGAGAAACGTACCCGATGTACCGGACTTGGCCCAGGGTGGTTTCGTCAATCCTTGGAGTGTCCCCTATCCAGCTACCACCAACCCCTGTCAGTACTGGTTGGATGAGTAG
- a CDS encoding aldo/keto reductase → MEYKLLGRTGVKVSSLCFGTGSFGGIADKKTSEAMFHRCREVGINFFDTANSYNNGRAEEILGRLIRNCREEIILASKVGEPVGGDINGQGLSRRHIMQAVEDSLRRLGTDRIDFYFVHCFDENTPIDETLRALDDLQRQGKILYPAVSNWAAWQIAKALGISAREGLARFECIQPMYNLVKRQAEVEILPLARSEQLGVITYSPLGGGLLTGKYSTTQRPQEGRLVTNEMYQKRYRNQEYYVIAEKLTEKAREQGVSPAALAVAWVMSHPDVTAPILGARNLAQLEESLAALEIKLTKECREEISALSFTPPPATDRSENQV, encoded by the coding sequence GTGGAATACAAACTCTTGGGGCGGACAGGGGTCAAAGTGTCGAGCCTCTGCTTTGGCACTGGCTCCTTTGGAGGAATTGCCGATAAAAAGACCTCTGAAGCGATGTTCCACCGTTGTCGTGAGGTGGGAATCAATTTCTTTGATACTGCCAATTCCTATAACAACGGGCGAGCAGAGGAGATTCTAGGAAGACTAATCAGAAACTGTCGAGAGGAAATTATCCTTGCTTCCAAGGTGGGCGAACCCGTCGGAGGGGATATCAATGGACAGGGATTGTCGAGACGCCACATTATGCAGGCGGTAGAAGACAGTCTCAGGCGCCTGGGAACAGACCGCATTGACTTTTATTTCGTTCATTGTTTTGACGAGAATACACCAATAGATGAGACCCTAAGGGCGCTGGATGACCTACAGCGGCAAGGTAAAATTCTGTATCCAGCGGTCAGCAATTGGGCGGCTTGGCAGATTGCTAAGGCGTTAGGGATATCGGCCCGGGAGGGACTTGCTAGGTTTGAGTGCATTCAACCGATGTACAATCTCGTCAAGCGACAGGCCGAGGTGGAGATCTTGCCCTTGGCCCGTTCGGAGCAGCTGGGTGTGATCACTTACAGTCCCTTGGGCGGAGGACTGCTCACCGGCAAGTATTCAACAACCCAGAGGCCGCAAGAGGGACGGTTAGTTACCAACGAAATGTATCAAAAGCGCTACCGAAACCAGGAGTACTACGTTATCGCTGAAAAGCTAACTGAAAAAGCCAGGGAGCAAGGGGTCAGTCCTGCAGCTTTGGCGGTGGCTTGGGTGATGTCTCACCCCGATGTGACAGCACCGATCCTCGGAGCTCGTAACCTCGCACAGTTGGAGGAGTCCTTGGCCGCATTAGAGATCAAGCTCACCAAGGAGTGTCGGGAAGAGATCTCCGCCCTATCCTTCACCCCCCCTCCAGCAACGGATCGCAGCGAGAACCAAGTCTAA
- a CDS encoding aminoglycoside phosphotransferase family protein — translation MEADLDQVQQERLMQWCVDVLGPCELLSEDKRIHGRSGVHRIGAASGRYYLKIYREASPWELEVHCYEQWAQAFGNHAPRLIALHEEAPLAILVSELPGEILLKADLSPEQERRVWTAAGQALANLHNLTTGVHFGPCHRDGSVVGRKISDPVQYVSAEFARLIAAGSKGGYLTAEELAVIREVDAMLPAFVGERPVPCHRDYGPDNWSVTSEGAWSGVIDFEFAYWDLRVADFSRYPHWEWIRRPDLLEAFFAGYGRPLTAQEEVQCMALRIQYALGAIVWGRENSFFGFEGEGREALRHIARLL, via the coding sequence ATGGAAGCGGATCTTGATCAGGTACAGCAGGAGAGGCTGATGCAGTGGTGCGTGGATGTCTTAGGGCCCTGTGAGCTTCTTTCCGAGGACAAGCGAATACACGGCCGGTCAGGGGTCCATCGGATCGGAGCGGCATCGGGTAGATATTACCTCAAGATCTATCGAGAAGCATCCCCTTGGGAGTTGGAGGTTCACTGCTATGAGCAGTGGGCCCAGGCCTTTGGCAACCATGCTCCTCGACTGATTGCCCTTCACGAGGAAGCACCCTTGGCAATATTGGTCAGCGAACTTCCCGGGGAGATTCTACTGAAGGCGGATCTTTCCCCGGAGCAGGAGCGACGGGTCTGGACAGCGGCGGGACAAGCCTTAGCCAACCTACATAATTTGACAACAGGGGTTCATTTTGGTCCCTGCCATCGCGATGGTTCAGTGGTGGGAAGGAAAATCAGTGACCCGGTGCAATATGTCTCCGCGGAATTCGCAAGACTGATTGCTGCCGGAAGCAAGGGTGGTTACCTAACGGCGGAGGAACTCGCGGTGATTAGGGAGGTTGATGCAATGCTGCCGGCCTTTGTCGGCGAACGTCCCGTTCCCTGTCATCGTGACTATGGTCCCGACAACTGGTCGGTTACGTCGGAGGGCGCTTGGAGTGGAGTCATCGATTTCGAATTTGCCTACTGGGATCTACGGGTAGCAGACTTCAGTCGCTACCCCCACTGGGAGTGGATCAGGCGGCCGGATCTTCTCGAGGCCTTCTTTGCCGGATACGGCAGACCCCTTACCGCCCAGGAGGAGGTCCAGTGTATGGCCCTGCGGATTCAGTATGCCCTGGGAGCCATCGTCTGGGGCCGGGAAAACTCCTTCTTTGGATTCGAAGGGGAAGGTAGAGAGGCCCTCAGACACATTGCCAGGCTGCTATAG